In a single window of the Nodularia spumigena CCY9414 genome:
- a CDS encoding Ig-like domain-containing protein, translating into MTTIQFTTNTTTLIETEETTLTFRFELSEPPPAGGIRVYLLGNVPQSLTQLDLFALSFTGGDVPQGDFDFSGFFFDITSTVATVTAPIFADGISEGQQTVVYTLQPDAAYTVDPSFSAVTVNFYDDPSQVPAPPPVNDQPVAVNDSYTTNAGQQLVVNVANGVLSNDTDAQTDPLTATVVQAPSNGSLTLDANGSFTYTPNAEFTGTDSFTYLANDGKVNSTAATVSITVNAPVNDPPVAVNDSYTTNAGQQLVVNVANGVLSNDTDAQTDPLTATVVQAPSNGSLTLDANGSFTYTPNAEFTGTDSFTYLANDGKVNSTAATVSISVNAPVNKPTISFTASPNTLVEANNDSIVLTFQLSEPPPEAGLEVTFDSGVERSLSEFDVFSATFDGVQFLRANDTSSAVTVRLLQQTATITLPLFKDEVAEDPKTFTYQLSPITDYDFVPGEDAITFTINDTSTVSELPVVGFTASPVVSEQDSPGLVLIFNTQGIIPAEGIIVSVGGDFRASSLTQGLQFEQRIESEGIEYLAFKSDTQAYQFRLTRANTNITIPVIDDIVEEADITYTYQLLPDEAYTIDSEAASANITYVDGVPGGVGPVVSISTEQTTIQERETFTLNFSVDGEIPPEGLILYVLSPTPNPLGDIQILNTEGLADLPATDSTGNGFFVTLTQSTASLALQVLDDDPDQELETLIFNLVNGEQYEVNSDADGVTFTLGNTNPVENTNPRLQQISDTIFQIQGGDQAKLQISLLEYNSNLVNEMGVFIVDDDQGTINGIAPNSPGYAEAALDRAKVIFSIIADSPNGFNQTNLGSLIEFNSGDKLGFFLVKNSTIDAVRSGSTPESAVIFGQPSSYKVETSNDGSYKISWDDANGVVDFKDLVIQASASNISLPLGADWQANPQGELIDLQDITGQVRAEFILNREAAFDNLIGFYEVADVNGGIDFNGDGTIDFRPGDAGYTKAAIEKRIVGLDMTVNNQGTATFTTDLNGGSIYAPFIIANGKPDAILDNNSNNDPAVYFAFLGANPGKIDHIRLLGNNVWGFEDLPLGGDMDYNDVVIRANFNLI; encoded by the coding sequence ATGACAACAATCCAGTTCACAACCAATACTACAACCCTCATAGAAACCGAAGAGACTACACTTACCTTCAGATTTGAATTAAGTGAGCCACCACCAGCCGGAGGTATAAGAGTTTATCTCCTGGGTAATGTCCCCCAATCATTAACTCAACTGGATTTGTTTGCACTCAGCTTCACAGGTGGCGATGTCCCACAAGGAGACTTTGATTTTTCCGGGTTTTTCTTTGACATTACATCCACAGTTGCCACTGTAACTGCACCCATTTTTGCAGACGGAATTTCAGAAGGGCAGCAAACGGTAGTTTACACTCTCCAACCTGATGCAGCATATACAGTTGATCCGAGTTTTAGTGCGGTGACAGTGAACTTCTACGACGATCCCAGTCAAGTTCCAGCACCACCACCAGTCAATGATCAACCAGTAGCAGTTAACGACAGCTACACCACAAATGCAGGTCAGCAATTGGTAGTGAATGTAGCTAATGGTGTTTTGAGTAACGATACAGATGCTCAAACTGACCCCTTAACAGCCACCGTAGTACAAGCACCCAGTAATGGCAGTTTGACCTTAGATGCTAATGGTTCATTTACCTATACACCCAATGCCGAGTTTACAGGTACAGATAGCTTTACTTATCTTGCTAATGATGGAAAGGTAAATTCAACTGCGGCGACAGTGAGCATTACTGTTAACGCTCCAGTCAATGACCCACCAGTAGCAGTTAACGACAGCTACACCACAAATGCAGGTCAGCAATTAGTAGTGAATGTAGCTAATGGTGTTTTGAGTAACGATACAGATGCTCAAACTGACCCCTTAACAGCCACCGTAGTACAAGCACCCAGTAATGGCAGTTTGACCTTAGATGCTAATGGTTCATTTACCTATACACCCAATGCCGAGTTTACAGGTACAGATAGCTTTACTTATCTTGCTAATGATGGCAAAGTGAATTCAACTGCTGCCACAGTGAGCATTTCTGTGAATGCACCAGTAAATAAGCCAACAATCAGCTTTACCGCCAGCCCCAATACTTTAGTTGAGGCAAATAATGACAGTATTGTTTTAACATTTCAACTCAGCGAACCACCCCCAGAAGCAGGCTTGGAAGTTACATTTGATAGTGGTGTCGAGCGATCGCTCTCTGAATTTGATGTATTTAGTGCTACATTTGATGGAGTCCAATTTTTAAGAGCCAATGACACCTCTAGTGCCGTAACTGTCAGATTACTCCAGCAAACAGCAACCATTACTCTCCCCCTGTTTAAAGATGAAGTAGCAGAAGATCCGAAAACCTTTACTTACCAACTTAGCCCTATAACAGACTATGATTTTGTACCGGGTGAGGATGCAATTACCTTTACCATCAACGATACATCAACAGTGAGCGAATTACCTGTCGTTGGTTTCACAGCTAGTCCAGTAGTGAGTGAACAAGACAGTCCCGGATTAGTGCTGATATTTAACACCCAAGGCATCATCCCGGCAGAAGGCATTATCGTCAGTGTTGGTGGGGATTTTAGAGCCTCCTCCCTCACACAAGGGCTACAATTTGAGCAACGGATAGAGTCAGAAGGAATTGAATATCTAGCTTTCAAAAGTGACACTCAAGCTTATCAGTTCAGGTTGACACGAGCCAATACTAACATTACCATTCCTGTCATTGATGACATAGTAGAAGAAGCAGACATCACCTACACTTACCAACTATTACCAGATGAAGCATACACTATCGATTCAGAGGCAGCATCAGCAAATATAACTTATGTGGATGGTGTACCTGGTGGAGTGGGTCCAGTGGTCAGTATCTCCACAGAACAAACTACAATCCAGGAAAGAGAAACTTTCACCCTTAACTTCAGCGTTGATGGTGAAATTCCCCCAGAAGGATTGATCTTGTATGTGTTGAGTCCAACCCCAAATCCCTTGGGTGATATCCAGATATTAAATACAGAAGGACTAGCCGATTTACCAGCAACAGATAGCACTGGTAATGGTTTCTTTGTCACTTTAACCCAATCAACTGCTTCTCTGGCATTACAGGTACTTGATGATGATCCTGATCAAGAATTAGAAACCTTAATCTTCAATCTGGTCAATGGAGAACAGTATGAAGTTAATTCCGATGCTGACGGTGTGACTTTTACCCTCGGAAATACTAACCCTGTAGAAAATACTAACCCCCGCCTCCAGCAAATATCGGATACTATTTTTCAGATCCAAGGCGGTGATCAAGCAAAACTGCAAATCTCTCTACTTGAGTACAATTCTAATCTAGTCAACGAGATGGGTGTCTTTATCGTTGATGATGACCAGGGAACTATCAATGGAATAGCACCTAATTCTCCAGGATATGCAGAAGCCGCATTGGATAGGGCAAAGGTCATTTTCTCAATTATTGCTGATTCACCAAATGGATTTAATCAAACCAATTTAGGCAGCTTAATAGAATTTAATTCAGGGGATAAACTGGGATTTTTCTTGGTGAAAAATAGTACGATTGATGCCGTGCGTTCTGGTTCAACTCCTGAATCAGCAGTTATTTTTGGTCAACCTTCAAGCTACAAGGTAGAAACATCAAATGATGGTAGCTACAAAATCTCCTGGGATGACGCTAATGGTGTTGTCGATTTCAAAGACTTAGTTATACAAGCCTCAGCTAGCAACATATCTTTACCATTAGGTGCTGACTGGCAAGCAAATCCTCAAGGAGAACTGATTGATTTACAAGACATAACAGGTCAGGTACGGGCTGAGTTTATATTAAACCGAGAAGCTGCCTTTGACAATTTGATCGGATTTTACGAAGTTGCTGATGTTAATGGTGGAATAGATTTTAATGGTGATGGTACTATTGATTTCCGCCCTGGCGATGCAGGTTATACAAAAGCCGCTATCGAAAAACGGATTGTTGGTCTTGATATGACGGTTAACAATCAAGGGACGGCAACTTTCACAACAGACCTAAACGGGGGTTCAATTTATGCCCCATTTATTATTGCCAATGGCAAACCCGATGCCATCTTAGATAATAATTCTAACAATGACCCTGCGGTTTACTTTGCCTTTTTGGGTGCTAACCCTGGCAAAATAGACCATATACGCCTTTTAGGAAATAATGTCTGGGGTTTTGAGGATTTACCTCTTGGCGGTGATATGGATTACAACGATGTAGTTATCCGGGCTAATTTTAATCTGATTTAA
- a CDS encoding TonB-dependent siderophore receptor, translating into MAWNFWQSSIGVASIITVLGSQPVWATPVLVTAVELYDTDQGLEVVLKTPPGVSIETESSTVDNTLIIILNNAQFQLEQGQLPVIIDNPIPDIAQIVVGQSDPNTIEIEVTGVNEIPKVDLLQNGEEFIVSIPFVTTSQTPPETPEPEPEEPIELTVIGEQVRPTYQVPNSSIGTRTDTPIIDVPQAIQVIPQEVIQDQGTRSIGEVLKNTSSASTGRTPSQAPALNPVIRGFESGNILRNGLRDETLRFSSEISNVERVEVLKGPASVLFGRGDLGGVINLVTKQPLDRPYYGFEYQVGQFGLHRPTIDFSGPLDQNGIAYRLNAGYQTAESFRKFEHSESFFISPIVRLIDHENTTLTANLEYLKYRNFETAPDLPASGTVIANPNGRVPRDANLGEPSLSETETFVTRLGYQLDHRLNSNWSLKSELSTSFLDIPKNIGITPISNSGRADGLNNDGRTVRRFLIENPSSLSTFVLNNNLIGKFNTGSIEHNLLLGVEVSREQTKDQLDFRQISAIDIFNPVYQPETVSNFAIPFGNIDTRKNSVGIYAQDQISLSQNIILVLGGRLDFSHQKYEDLLSSAESFERNDTVFSPRVGVVIKPRENLSLYASYSQSFSPVVGRTRVLVNEQTGQSIIGEPFEPERGTQYEVGLKANLLGDRLSTTLAFYNLERTNVAAQGLSEPLSQIQIGKQRSQGIELDVAGEILPGWNLTASYAYTDTKILEDNRSEFQDKELQNVPKNAFGLWSSYEFQSGNFKGLGLGLGVFTQGERQGDLRNTFTLPSYWRTDASIFYRRDKFRAAINIQNLFDQNYWEGARDIVRIVPGAPFTLTGNVSWEF; encoded by the coding sequence ATGGCATGGAATTTTTGGCAATCTTCAATTGGTGTTGCTAGTATCATCACTGTTTTAGGATCTCAGCCTGTCTGGGCTACTCCTGTACTTGTAACCGCAGTAGAACTTTATGATACAGATCAAGGTTTAGAAGTTGTTTTAAAGACTCCACCCGGAGTATCTATAGAAACAGAGTCTAGCACCGTAGACAACACCCTAATTATTATTCTTAATAATGCTCAATTCCAACTGGAACAAGGACAATTACCTGTAATTATCGATAATCCCATCCCTGATATTGCTCAAATTGTTGTCGGACAGTCTGACCCTAACACTATTGAAATTGAGGTGACAGGGGTTAATGAAATTCCCAAAGTTGATCTGCTCCAGAATGGAGAGGAATTTATTGTCAGTATTCCTTTTGTCACCACCAGTCAAACCCCACCAGAAACTCCCGAACCAGAACCAGAGGAACCCATAGAATTAACAGTTATAGGAGAACAAGTCCGACCAACTTATCAAGTTCCAAATTCCTCCATAGGGACTCGTACCGATACCCCGATTATTGACGTACCTCAAGCAATTCAGGTCATACCCCAAGAAGTTATTCAAGACCAGGGTACACGCAGTATTGGAGAAGTCTTGAAAAATACTAGTAGTGCCAGCACCGGCCGGACTCCTTCCCAAGCACCAGCGTTAAATCCTGTGATTCGCGGCTTTGAATCGGGAAATATTTTACGTAACGGCTTACGAGACGAAACTCTCCGATTTAGCAGTGAAATTAGTAATGTCGAACGAGTAGAAGTTCTCAAAGGACCAGCTTCGGTACTCTTTGGCCGGGGTGATTTGGGTGGTGTCATTAACTTAGTTACAAAACAGCCTTTAGATAGACCCTACTATGGCTTTGAGTATCAAGTAGGTCAATTTGGGTTACATCGTCCCACAATTGACTTTTCCGGTCCTTTAGATCAAAATGGTATTGCCTATCGTTTGAATGCTGGCTATCAAACTGCTGAAAGCTTTAGGAAATTTGAACATAGTGAATCTTTCTTTATTTCACCCATTGTCAGATTAATTGATCACGAAAATACCACTTTAACTGCTAATCTAGAATATCTTAAATATCGCAACTTTGAGACAGCACCTGATTTACCCGCCTCCGGAACAGTTATTGCTAACCCTAATGGTAGAGTTCCACGGGACGCTAATTTAGGTGAACCATCTTTGTCTGAAACTGAGACATTTGTAACTCGTTTGGGTTATCAGTTAGATCATCGTCTCAATTCTAATTGGTCGCTCAAAAGTGAACTTTCTACCTCATTTTTAGATATTCCTAAAAATATTGGGATAACTCCTATTTCTAACTCTGGGAGAGCCGATGGATTAAATAATGATGGGCGCACAGTCAGACGATTTTTGATAGAAAATCCTTCGAGTTTATCTACTTTTGTTTTAAATAATAATCTCATAGGTAAATTTAATACTGGTAGCATTGAGCATAATTTGCTATTGGGTGTGGAAGTTTCTAGAGAGCAGACAAAAGATCAACTTGATTTTAGACAAATCAGTGCTATTGATATTTTCAATCCTGTTTATCAACCTGAAACTGTTTCTAATTTTGCGATTCCCTTTGGTAATATTGATACTCGTAAGAACTCTGTGGGTATCTATGCTCAAGACCAAATTTCATTATCGCAAAATATTATTTTAGTTTTGGGGGGACGTTTGGATTTTTCTCACCAAAAATACGAGGATTTGCTGTCTTCCGCAGAAAGTTTTGAACGTAATGATACGGTTTTTAGCCCCCGTGTGGGCGTTGTAATTAAGCCCAGGGAAAACCTCTCACTATACGCTAGTTACAGTCAATCATTTTCACCGGTGGTTGGTAGAACTAGGGTTTTAGTCAATGAACAGACGGGACAAAGTATTATTGGCGAACCCTTTGAACCAGAAAGGGGAACTCAATACGAAGTTGGTTTGAAGGCTAATTTGTTAGGCGATCGCCTGTCCACCACCCTAGCATTCTATAATTTAGAACGCACCAATGTCGCAGCCCAAGGACTCAGCGAACCTTTATCACAAATTCAAATCGGTAAGCAGCGCAGCCAAGGTATAGAACTAGATGTTGCTGGTGAAATTCTCCCTGGTTGGAACCTCACAGCTAGTTACGCTTATACAGATACAAAAATTCTCGAAGATAACCGCTCTGAATTTCAAGATAAGGAATTACAAAATGTTCCTAAAAATGCTTTCGGCTTATGGAGTAGCTATGAATTCCAATCTGGAAACTTCAAAGGGTTAGGGTTAGGCTTGGGTGTCTTTACTCAGGGAGAACGCCAAGGTGACTTACGCAATACCTTTACATTACCTAGTTATTGGCGTACAGATGCCTCTATTTTCTATCGTCGGGATAAGTTTCGTGCTGCTATTAATATCCAAAATTTATTTGACCAAAATTATTGGGAAGGGGCGCGGGATATTGTGCGTATAGTTCCAGGTGCGCCGTTTACTTTAACTGGTAATGTTTCTTGGGAATTTTAG
- a CDS encoding AMP-binding protein — MINRQRERFSTETHQAVTLVDVLLRWTQQRGNSVGFSFLQDGKQENLTYAELDKKARTIAAHLQAMHWQGERVLLMYPPGLELIAAIMGCFYAGVVAVPVYPPRRNQNRNRLLAITQDAEAKGILTTVSLDDLLKEVAKNTVIAGLNKIATDSMLLSVGEAWQTPELTKDSLALLQYTSGSTGIPKGVMLSHGNLLHNLAQIYQRFGHSSHSKVVSWLPPYHDMGLIGGIFQPLYGGFPVTLMSPVAFLQKPLRWLQAISQTHATTSGAPNFAYEMCVRKIRLEECPDLDLSSWNLAFTGAEPIRQETLERFATVFAPYGFRRTAFYPCYGLAEATLFVSGKNQKNLELNHIAQGLVSCGIPSHDQTLIIVNPESRQPCAAGEEGEIWVKGESVAQGYWQRFQETAVSFRASLASEAGGFLRTGDLGFLRSGELFVTGRIKDVIIIRGQNYYPHDIEATVAQSHPALSAYWGAAFSVEVSGEERLVVVQEVERNCWRTLDKDGIITAIRAAISREFGLQVDGICLLKPSSIPKTSSGKVQRFACRDGFLSSGLDVVCRWDLSHAEARRRREERGEVVDALIEWLRVYARDHVNSRLMDERRCISPHIVLDFGNRGLLGMQVPCCYGGLGLGYTDTIRIIQQLGAIDPTLALFVGLNNVLGVRPILMYGTDALKAELLPILATGRELAAFALTETGAGANPQAIESQAISDGDGWRLRGEKIWSGSAAWAGVINVFVKHESGISGFVVRRGTPGLRQGGEALTMGMRGMVQNTVYLEDIPVTSAELLGDVGAGMNVAQDAMMYGRLAIASACVGGMQRCVQLMWRYSERRQIATGKLLDHPVVLYRLQELTNAITAVNSLVMRVGKLLDAGDNIPAEVYTACKISAPEFYWQAADLLVQSLGGRGYIESNIAPQILRDARILRIFEGPTETLCGFLGARVLKQGQTLQNFLCQTLGAVEVGQRLKDAVDKIRECCCDDANIKVQRWIYHQLGKLATEAILWAVLEEPSATAWVKNRFEEQLQEILSFNTDNLLFLSCQTLVHHLNQYKQTIGDIEQTLAGEEQDLDELLRQSGESPQFTPPIEDLPTVNTSSDIQNWLKTWISQKLHQPISTIDVNKAFADYGIDSVTAIELTQDLQEWLKISQPLDVTIAWNFPTINALANYLGKVTSEKPTPSDNNLDNLSTIDIAQLLSQEIAIARHRKPQNK, encoded by the coding sequence ATGATTAACCGCCAACGAGAAAGATTCTCAACAGAAACACACCAAGCTGTGACACTTGTAGATGTGTTACTCAGATGGACACAACAAAGAGGTAACTCTGTCGGCTTTTCTTTTTTGCAAGATGGCAAACAGGAAAATCTTACCTACGCGGAGTTAGACAAAAAAGCACGCACAATAGCGGCTCATTTACAGGCGATGCACTGGCAGGGAGAACGGGTATTATTAATGTATCCACCGGGCTTAGAATTAATAGCGGCGATTATGGGTTGCTTTTATGCGGGTGTGGTAGCAGTTCCAGTTTATCCACCGCGTCGCAATCAAAACAGGAATAGGCTATTAGCAATTACCCAAGATGCTGAAGCCAAGGGAATATTGACCACCGTATCCTTAGATGATTTATTAAAAGAAGTAGCTAAAAATACAGTAATAGCAGGGTTAAATAAAATTGCCACAGATAGTATGCTCTTATCTGTAGGTGAGGCTTGGCAAACTCCTGAATTGACAAAAGATAGTCTGGCTTTACTACAATATACTTCCGGTTCCACTGGCATACCAAAGGGAGTGATGCTCAGTCATGGTAATTTATTGCATAACTTGGCACAAATATATCAACGTTTTGGGCATTCATCACACAGCAAAGTTGTGAGTTGGTTGCCACCTTACCATGATATGGGTTTGATTGGAGGAATTTTTCAGCCCTTGTATGGTGGTTTTCCAGTTACACTCATGTCTCCTGTAGCTTTTCTACAAAAACCGCTTCGCTGGTTGCAAGCAATTTCTCAAACTCATGCTACCACTAGCGGCGCTCCTAATTTTGCCTACGAGATGTGTGTCCGCAAGATTCGTCTAGAGGAATGCCCAGATTTGGATTTGAGTAGTTGGAATTTAGCATTTACCGGTGCAGAACCAATTCGTCAGGAGACACTAGAAAGATTTGCTACAGTTTTTGCACCTTATGGATTTCGACGAACCGCTTTTTATCCTTGTTATGGTTTAGCAGAAGCGACTTTGTTTGTGAGTGGTAAAAATCAGAAAAATTTAGAATTAAATCATATTGCTCAAGGTTTAGTCAGTTGTGGTATTCCCAGTCATGACCAAACTTTAATTATAGTTAATCCAGAATCTCGACAACCTTGTGCGGCCGGGGAAGAGGGAGAAATTTGGGTCAAAGGTGAGAGTGTAGCTCAAGGTTATTGGCAACGTTTTCAGGAAACCGCAGTAAGTTTTCGCGCCTCCTTAGCTTCGGAAGCAGGTGGTTTTTTACGCACAGGAGATTTGGGTTTTTTACGCTCTGGGGAATTATTTGTCACGGGCCGGATAAAAGATGTTATTATAATCAGAGGGCAGAATTATTACCCCCACGATATTGAAGCGACTGTTGCCCAAAGTCATCCAGCTTTGAGTGCTTACTGGGGTGCAGCTTTTAGTGTGGAAGTCTCCGGGGAAGAACGGCTAGTTGTCGTTCAGGAGGTGGAGCGTAATTGTTGGCGTACACTGGATAAAGATGGAATCATTACAGCAATTCGGGCTGCTATTTCTCGTGAGTTTGGTTTGCAGGTAGATGGGATATGTCTGTTGAAGCCTAGTAGTATTCCTAAGACTTCTAGTGGGAAGGTGCAGCGTTTCGCTTGTCGGGATGGGTTTTTGAGTTCGGGGTTGGATGTGGTTTGTCGGTGGGATTTGTCTCACGCAGAGGCGCGGAGGCGCAGAGAGGAGAGGGGGGAGGTTGTGGATGCTTTGATTGAGTGGTTACGGGTTTATGCTCGGGATCATGTTAATTCGCGGTTGATGGATGAACGGCGTTGTATTTCTCCTCATATTGTTTTGGATTTTGGGAATAGGGGTTTGTTGGGGATGCAGGTTCCTTGTTGTTATGGTGGTTTGGGTTTGGGATATACGGACACCATCAGGATTATACAACAGCTTGGGGCGATTGATCCGACTTTGGCTTTGTTTGTGGGGTTGAATAATGTTTTGGGGGTGCGTCCTATATTAATGTATGGGACGGATGCTTTAAAGGCGGAACTTTTACCTATTCTGGCTACGGGGCGGGAATTGGCGGCTTTTGCACTGACGGAAACGGGTGCTGGTGCTAATCCTCAAGCTATCGAATCTCAGGCTATTAGTGATGGTGATGGTTGGCGATTGCGGGGTGAAAAGATTTGGAGTGGTTCGGCTGCTTGGGCTGGTGTGATTAATGTGTTTGTTAAACATGAGTCGGGAATTAGCGGCTTTGTGGTGCGTCGGGGTACTCCTGGTTTGCGTCAAGGTGGGGAAGCGCTAACGATGGGAATGCGGGGAATGGTGCAGAATACTGTTTATTTAGAAGATATTCCGGTGACATCTGCGGAATTATTGGGTGACGTTGGGGCAGGGATGAATGTTGCTCAAGATGCGATGATGTATGGCAGGTTAGCGATCGCATCTGCTTGTGTCGGTGGGATGCAACGTTGTGTACAATTAATGTGGCGTTATAGTGAACGGCGACAAATTGCTACAGGTAAATTACTCGATCATCCTGTGGTTTTATATCGTCTCCAAGAATTAACCAATGCCATTACCGCAGTCAATAGCTTGGTAATGCGGGTAGGAAAATTACTCGACGCAGGTGATAATATTCCAGCCGAAGTATATACAGCGTGTAAAATTTCTGCCCCAGAATTTTATTGGCAAGCAGCAGATTTACTGGTACAAAGTTTGGGGGGACGAGGTTATATAGAAAGTAATATTGCACCGCAAATTTTGCGAGACGCGCGAATTTTAAGGATATTTGAAGGACCAACAGAAACATTATGCGGCTTTTTGGGTGCGCGTGTTCTCAAACAAGGACAGACGCTGCAAAATTTTCTCTGTCAAACCCTGGGTGCTGTAGAAGTAGGACAAAGATTAAAGGATGCTGTTGATAAAATTCGAGAATGTTGCTGTGATGATGCTAACATTAAAGTCCAGCGTTGGATTTACCATCAACTTGGTAAACTGGCAACAGAAGCGATATTATGGGCAGTATTAGAAGAGCCATCAGCAACAGCTTGGGTAAAAAATCGCTTTGAGGAACAACTCCAAGAAATTTTAAGTTTCAACACCGACAACTTATTATTTCTCAGTTGCCAAACCTTAGTCCATCACCTCAATCAATATAAACAAACAATTGGTGATATCGAACAAACCTTGGCTGGAGAAGAACAAGATTTAGATGAATTATTGCGTCAGTCTGGAGAAAGTCCCCAATTCACCCCACCAATAGAAGATTTACCCACAGTTAATACATCTTCAGACATCCAAAACTGGTTAAAAACTTGGATATCGCAAAAATTACACCAGCCAATTTCTACTATAGACGTGAATAAAGCCTTCGCTGACTACGGCATAGATTCGGTTACAGCTATAGAACTAACCCAAGACTTACAAGAATGGTTAAAAATTTCTCAACCCTTAGATGTCACTATCGCTTGGAACTTCCCCACAATTAATGCTTTAGCCAATTACTTAGGAAAAGTCACCAGTGAAAAACCTACACCTTCAGATAACAACTTAGACAACTTATCCACCATAGACATAGCACAACTACTAAGCCAAGAAATAGCGATCGCTCGTCACCGAAAACCTCAAAACAAATAA
- a CDS encoding MFS transporter, with translation MRTFLIIWLGQIASTIGSFMTVFALTIWVWDKTGSATALALVGFFSQFPKVLITTFAGIAVDKFNRRLLMIVAEVVAMLCTLTIAMLYLNQQLEVWHLYVIVTLYGGFGQLQLLAYSASISLLVPKEQFTRAESLGSAVKYSAAIFAPALAGFLYPRVGMQGIFWIDLATFATAFVTLLIVTIPQPVIEKVNSNNTESNWEKLTFGFRYIWANPSLTAMAIAFTLFAFPNDISKALYSPMLLARTGGNSEILGTVTSAAGIGGVIGALILSIWGGFHRRIHGMLLGFIGYGFFRTILGLGQTLPVWIITHFLASLLMPLFYSSSNAIWYAKVPPSLQGRVLAADQLIGVTVSATTFLVAGFLADRVFEPAMSPTGSLAHIFGNIFGTDTGAGITLLFVTMTICTVLVGIFGYNWRTLRQVEDLIPDQKLPEIPPS, from the coding sequence ATGCGAACTTTTTTGATCATCTGGTTGGGGCAAATAGCATCTACTATTGGCAGTTTTATGACAGTATTTGCTCTGACAATTTGGGTATGGGATAAAACAGGTTCCGCAACAGCTTTAGCATTAGTGGGGTTTTTTTCCCAGTTTCCTAAAGTGCTAATTACTACTTTTGCTGGTATTGCTGTGGATAAATTTAATCGTCGCCTATTGATGATTGTGGCGGAAGTTGTCGCTATGTTATGTACTCTAACTATAGCCATGCTCTACCTCAATCAACAATTAGAGGTTTGGCATTTATATGTAATTGTTACGCTTTACGGCGGCTTTGGACAATTGCAACTTCTAGCTTATTCTGCTTCCATTTCTCTACTCGTTCCCAAGGAACAATTTACCCGTGCTGAAAGTTTGGGTTCTGCGGTTAAATACAGTGCGGCTATTTTTGCTCCCGCTTTGGCAGGGTTTCTCTATCCACGTGTGGGGATGCAAGGTATTTTCTGGATTGATTTAGCAACTTTTGCTACGGCTTTTGTCACATTGCTAATTGTCACAATTCCTCAGCCTGTTATAGAAAAAGTCAACAGTAATAACACTGAAAGTAATTGGGAAAAACTTACATTTGGATTCCGCTACATTTGGGCTAATCCATCTTTAACGGCGATGGCGATCGCCTTTACTTTATTTGCCTTTCCCAATGATATCAGTAAAGCTCTCTACAGTCCAATGCTTCTGGCGCGTACAGGTGGTAACTCCGAAATTCTTGGAACTGTCACCAGTGCTGCGGGTATTGGTGGTGTGATTGGGGCGTTAATCCTGAGTATTTGGGGAGGTTTTCATCGTCGCATTCACGGAATGTTACTTGGTTTTATCGGCTATGGTTTTTTTAGAACAATTCTCGGTCTTGGGCAAACATTACCAGTCTGGATAATTACTCATTTTTTGGCATCGTTACTTATGCCTTTATTCTATAGTTCTAGTAACGCCATTTGGTATGCTAAAGTACCACCCTCTTTACAAGGACGAGTCCTAGCCGCAGATCAACTGATTGGGGTGACGGTTTCAGCGACTACATTTTTAGTTGCGGGATTTCTGGCAGATCGAGTTTTTGAACCGGCTATGAGTCCCACTGGTAGTTTAGCTCATATTTTCGGCAACATCTTTGGTACTGACACTGGCGCAGGTATTACTTTGTTGTTTGTCACCATGACTATCTGCACAGTTTTGGTGGGGATTTTTGGTTACAACTGGCGGACTTTACGACAAGTAGAGGATTTAATCCCAGATCAGAAACTTCCTGAAATTCCCCCATCTTAA